One genomic window of Anoplolepis gracilipes chromosome 5, ASM4749672v1, whole genome shotgun sequence includes the following:
- the LOC140666294 gene encoding tRNA endonuclease ANKZF1 has translation MATNKAHPLCKQEPAKEDHQTCKIHNPDDFHRITRGIKVARCMQLSSPYVPDNEQELSQLVVSDSLCCSHCNAEFEDKPQQRLHYKLDWHRYNLKQNLNGLKSISEDSFNRIAGEGDMSSLSGSEAESDTEDDAGTSETRASSNEQIKNETASKSGSTSANRSKKTSERRGKAIESDISDTECNDEMTKERKLQIVASRHTKVFFENDDGNIFSIYRCLLHHKKDIPEKDSEMITQALDSGKMSKWTVIMVGGGHFAAAVFQNGEPIVHKTFHSYTVRAKQGFAQNSRTNGNHAKSAGASLRRYNEASLIQHVQEILELWSTHINNSSAVLYRAVGPYNRMVLFGGKNPPLDKNNFRIRPLPFPTRRATFKEVKRVYDILSTMEIYGSAADFTDSFPNSPRQPMRKKVSKPEIMSEIPEGDVVAERNSNAGSTPQENDKLKTPAQSTPEKQHRSSRHIDRAKPRKSPNRPLPDIIVRLAQSSSESEMDAQLPLATSLVEQTVEVDFCENLQAFQDTVPKYMKNKKANRQKKKVKKDAPVINEVLLDARTKLWTACKQGDNDLLSSVINDLLNKIKECEEKQNKKDIAINGTTSNDTSVNTVDVTKLVNDTNEDGNTMLHLAALGGYCEQVWLLLEIGSDPCNKNKKLQTPYAAANDKKTRNTFRRFMEINPDKFNYQKSQIPGPLSDEIEQAEVEKKRQQRKLKRFKEKVKRKEFELKKQEENEKQRFLNLSDKEKRALVAQNRMLSEGYTVISRCFQCAIDMTNKTPFEYNANRFCSMPCLKEHRLHNKYVI, from the exons ATGGCAACCAACAAGGCTCATCCGCTCTGTAAGCAAGAGCCTGCAAAAGAGGATCATCAGACCTGTAAGATACACAATCCGGACGACTTCCACCGTATCACCAGAGGAATCAAAGTTGCCCGATGCATGCAATTGTCGTCTCCTTACG TGCCTGACAACGAACAAGAATTGAGTCAACTAGTAGTGTCGGACTCCTTGTGTTGTTCTCATTGTAACGCTGAGTTTGAGGACAAGCCACAACAAAGACTTCACTATAAGTTGGATTGGCATCGTTACAATCTCAAGCAAAACCTGAACGGCTTGAAATCGATTAGTGAGGACAGCTTTAATAGGATAGCTGGCGAAG GCGACATGTCTAGTCTGTCTGGTAGCGAGGCAGAGTCCGATACCGAGGACGATGCTGGTACTTCGGAGACTAGGGCCTCATCTAACGAGCAAATCAAGAATGAGACGGCAAGTAAGAGCGGTTCCACATCTGCCAATAGATCTAAAAAGACGTCGGAGAGACGCGGGAAGGCAATTGAGTCGGACATTTCGGACACCGAGTGCAACGACGAAATGACAAAGGAGCGGAAGCTGCAGATTGTTGCCAGTCGTCACACCAAGGTGTTCTTCGAGAACGATGACGGCAATATATTTAGTATCTATCGATGCCTACTGCATCACAAGAag GACATTCCCGAGAAAGACAGTGAAATGATCACTCAGGCACTCGACAGCGGCAAAATGTCCAAGTGGACGGTTATCATGGTCGGTGGTGGACACTTTGCTGCGGCTGTATTTCAAA ATGGTGAACCTATTGTACACAAGACCTTCCATTCTTATACTGTACGGGCGAAACAAGGCTTTGCTCAGAACTCTCGTACGAACGGTAATCACGCGAAGAGTGCTGGTGCCAGTTTGCGAAGATATAATGAGGCGTCGCTTATTCAg caTGTGCAAGAGATACTGGAATTATGGTCGACGCATATCAACAATTCATCGGCTGTTTTGTATCGAGCAGTTGGACCATATAATCGCATGGTTCTCTTTGGCGGCAAGAATCCTCCCTTAGATAAGAACAATTTTAGAATAAGACCACTGCCATTTCCTACGCGTAGAGCTACGTTCAAAGAAGTCAAGAGAGTATACGATATACTGAGCACTATGGAGATTTATG GCTCAGCAGCAGATTTCACCGACTCTTTTCCCAACTCTCCGCGACAACCCATGCGTAAGAAAGTTTCGAAACCTGAGATAATGAGCGAAATACCAGAAGGAGACGTCGTTGCCGAACGTAATTCTAACGCAGGTAGTACTCCCCAGGAGAATGATAAACTTAAAACACCCGCACAGTCTACACCGGAGAAGCAACACCGGAGTTCTCGTCATATAGACAGAGCGAAACCAAGGAAAAGTCCGAATCGACCGCTGCCAG atattatTGTTAGACTAGCTCAGTCATCCTCCGAGTCGGAAATGGATGCGCAACTTCCACTGGCCACTTCTTTAGTTGAACAAACTGTTGAAGTAGACTTTTGCGAGAATTTACAAGCTTTTCAGGATACCGTACCAAAATATATGAAGAACAAGAAAGCTAATCGGCAGAAGAAAAAGGTGAAAAAAGATG CTCCAGTAATCAATGAAGTATTGTTGGATGCTAGAACCAAGCTATGGACTGCATGTAAGCAAGGTGATAACGATCTATTATCCTCAGTCATCAATGATctgttaaacaaaattaaagaatgcGAAGagaaacagaataaaaaagatattgcaaTTAATGGCACGACGTCTAATGATACTTCTGTAAACACGGTTGACGTAACGAAATTAGTTAATGATACCAACGAGGATGGTAATACAATGTTGCATTTAGCAGCACTTGGTGGATACTGTGAACAAGTATG GTTGTTGTTAGAAATCGGATCTGACCCctgtaataagaataaaaaactacAGACACCTTATGCCGCTGCTAATGATAAGAAGACTAGAAATACATTTAGAAGATTTATGGAAATTAACCCGGACAAGTTTAACTATCAAAag TCTCAAATACCTGGACCACTTAGCGATGAGATAGAGCAAGCGGAGGTGGAGAAGAAGAGACAGCAACGGAAATTGAAACGTTTCAAGGAAAAAGTCAAGAGGAAGGAATTCGAACTGAAGAAGCAAGAGGAAAATGAAAAGCAAAGATTCCTTAATCTCAGTGACAAAGAAAAG aGAGCATTAGTTGCGCAGAATCGGATGTTAAGCGAAGGATACACTGTAATCTCACGGTGCTTTCAATGCGCTATTGACATGACCAACAAAACGCCTTTTGAGTACAACGCCAATCGCTTCTGCTCAATGCCGTGTCTCAAGGAGCACCGTCttcacaataaatatgttatctGA
- the LOC140666297 gene encoding uncharacterized protein, with the protein MSQPTLNSSLSGINFFGMNRGVGVGRLSYTSLRAASGDNSINEEERLSTPNVHALSGNVSPRGSLTMERSSSRLSQPDVRRFILRQDKRERLSQPTLVTGDYYPGRVHQQRLSQPCLSSGYREVGGIGVHSPSPPPFPLKHKRFVPPVLQASQRDRLSQLDIGSKYRNIKDLGGSAAQVKFNRDRFSIPELETQNDLRLIAGTPKQRFSLDSQLTKQRFSLDSQDSCKSRLLPIASSPIFEHQQMKTEELTGITSDRLKSPTCEGLQSVIVASTSPIFPPGERRFLAPDFPFIGRKMSTSPSPPKAGEMAKTGRTSGKPPPIPVRERMSVPEIRNSSLRRLLDPPARQRHSIGGNLRQSLLSPVKLTEFATRKSPRYSIDDALEKLKKIEKEENRRNQEASEEREQEAKEQDQQLEQQQEPKHIQRHYSYTYETSGSDESGSVSTLGKLSVGGTPKRKYLESNFDENEQVITTVIETEVPIILPSTPGKYAKKVQAYSSETPKWIRKYLENESPRIGRKTSTSAKDQIARTNRRNSRRKSSLESIESVTKKPEEKTRSKSASCEERSIKIEIEQPLDGVRETYVRIVPSNNAQEENRYEVGTTATSWTNTDGRGLYGDDTDTDDSTSI; encoded by the coding sequence ATGTCACAGCCGACCCTCAACTCCAGCCTAAGCGGCATCAATTTCTTCGGCATGAACCGCGGTGTCGGCGTCGGCCGTCTGTCCTACACCAGTCTGCGCGCCGCCTCGGGTGACAACAGCATCAACGAGGAGGAAAGACTCTCGACGCCGAACGTGCACGCCCTAAGCGGCAATGTCAGTCCACGTGGCAGTCTAACGATGGAGAGGAGCTCGTCGAGGCTCTCGCAGCCGGACGTGCGCAGATTCATCCTGCGGCAGGACAAGCGCGAACGACTGTCGCAGCCCACCCTGGTCACCGGCGACTACTATCCCGGCCGGGTGCATCAGCAACGGCTCTCCCAACCGTGTCTCAGCAGCGGTTACCGCGAGGTAGGCGGCATCGGCGTGCATTCCCCGTCGCCACCGCCTTTCCCTCTTAAACACAAGAGATTCGTCCCTCCTGTTCTACAGGCGAGTCAGCGCGACCGCCTGTCCCAGCTGGATATCGGTTCCAAATACCGAAACATCAAGGATCTAGGTGGTAGTGCTGCCCAAGTCAAGTTCAATCGCGATCGGTTCTCGATACCGGAGCTGGAGACCCAGAACGATCTGCGACTGATCGCTGGTACGCCCAAGCAACGTTTCAGTCTAGACAGTCAGCTTACGAAGCAGCGCTTCAGCTTGGACAGCCAGGATAGCTGCAAGTCGCGGTTGCTACCGATCGCGAGTTCGCCGATCTTCGAGCATCAGCAGATGAAGACTGAGGAGCTCACTGGAATAACGTCCGACAGGCTGAAGAGCCCCACCTGTGAGGGCCTGCAGAGCGTAATCGTAGCGAGCACCTCGCCGATCTTCCCGCCCGGCGAGAGGCGATTCCTCGCGCCGGACTTCCCGTTTATCGGCAGGAAAATGTCGACGTCGCCGTCACCACCCAAAGCCGGGGAGATGGCGAAGACGGGGCGCACGTCTGGCAAACCACCGCCGATTCCGGTCCGGGAGAGAATGTCAGTGCCGGAGATCAGAAATTCGAGTTTGCGCCGACTGTTAGATCCACCTGCCCGACAGCGGCACAGCATCGGCGGCAATCTGCGGCAGTCGTTGCTGTCGCCAGTGAAGCTGACCGAGTTTGCCACCAGAAAGTCGCCGCGATACTCGATTGACGATGCGCTAGAGAAGCTGAAGAAGATCGAGAAGGAGGAGAATCGACGAAATCAAGAAGCCAGCGAGGAAAGGGAGCAGGAAGCCAAGGAGCAGGATCAGCAGCTGGAACAGCAGCAGGAACCCAAACACATTCAACGACACTACTCGTACACGTACGAGACGTCCGGCAGCGATGAAAGCGGCAGCGTCTCGACCCTCGGCAAGCTGAGCGTGGGTGGCACCCCCAAACGCAAATATCTGGAAAGTAACTTCGACGAGAATGAGCAGGTGATCACGACGGTGATTGAGACAGAGGTGCCGATTATCCTGCCGAGCACACCCGGCAAGTACGCGAAGAAGGTCCAGGCATACTCGAGCGAGACGCCCAAGTGGATCCGCAAATACCTGGAAAACGAGAGCCCAAGGATAGGCCGAAAGACCTCCACCAGTGCCAAGGACCAGATCGCCAGGACGAATCGCAGGAACAGCCGCAGGAAGAGTTCGCTCGAGTCGATCGAGTCGGTGACGAAGAAGCCCGAGGAGAAGACTCGCTCCAAGTCAGCCAGCTGCGAGGAGAGGAGCATCAAGATCGAGATCGAGCAACCCCTCGATGGCGTCAGGGAGACTTACGTGAGAATCGTGCCGTCCAACAACGCCCAAGAGGAGAACCGGTACGAGGTCGGTACCACTGCGACCTCCTGGACGAACACCGACGGTCGCGGTCTTTACGGCGACGACACCGACACGGACGATTCTACGTCGATCTAA